One Actinoplanes missouriensis 431 DNA segment encodes these proteins:
- a CDS encoding SURF1 family cytochrome oxidase biogenesis protein gives MYRFLLTPRWLAAFALTVVAAVVMVMLGNWQLRRYHERTDINNRIDSANSVQAVPITSILAAPAAAGTPGAAPGKSLAWTKVTVTGRFDPSHEIQARGRTVDGEVGFEIVTPLILDDGTAVLVDRGWVPAGEGGALAAPVAPAAPSGQVTVVGQLHLSESRPAVVERRDGRLDTRRLSIPRLAGELPFPVYGAYVLLREQTPAADPAFAPIPISHEDAWQNGGYAVQWWLFAVMAFVLFGWQARREAHGFDADGEQRNADGERKNADGEQRNADGQRKPAERVKPVPKAEKPLDRVAAADQRRAEKSGERA, from the coding sequence GTGTACCGGTTCCTGCTGACGCCCCGCTGGCTGGCCGCCTTCGCGCTGACCGTCGTCGCTGCGGTGGTCATGGTGATGCTCGGCAACTGGCAGCTCCGGCGGTACCACGAACGCACCGACATCAATAACCGGATCGACTCGGCGAACTCGGTCCAGGCCGTCCCGATCACCTCGATCCTCGCCGCACCGGCCGCCGCCGGCACTCCCGGCGCCGCCCCGGGCAAGTCTCTGGCCTGGACAAAGGTGACCGTCACCGGCCGCTTCGACCCGAGCCACGAGATCCAGGCCCGGGGCCGCACGGTCGACGGCGAGGTGGGCTTCGAGATCGTCACGCCGCTGATCCTGGACGACGGCACGGCGGTTCTCGTGGACCGCGGCTGGGTGCCCGCCGGTGAGGGTGGCGCGCTCGCCGCCCCGGTGGCGCCGGCCGCACCGTCCGGGCAGGTCACGGTCGTGGGCCAACTTCACCTGTCGGAAAGCCGACCCGCCGTGGTGGAACGCCGGGACGGCCGGTTGGACACCCGGCGGCTGAGCATCCCGCGCCTGGCGGGCGAGCTCCCGTTCCCGGTCTACGGCGCCTACGTCCTGCTGCGTGAGCAGACGCCGGCGGCAGACCCGGCGTTCGCCCCGATTCCCATCTCGCACGAGGACGCCTGGCAGAACGGCGGCTATGCGGTTCAGTGGTGGCTGTTCGCGGTGATGGCCTTCGTGCTGTTCGGCTGGCAGGCCCGGCGCGAGGCTCACGGCTTCGACGCGGACGGCGAGCAGAGGAACGCGGACGGCGAGCGGAAGAACGCGGACGGCGAGCAGAGGAACGCGGACGGTCAACGGAAGCCCGCTGAGCGGGTCAAACCCGTACCGAAAGCGGAGAAGCCCCTGGATCGCGTCGCGGCCGCCGATCAGCGGCGCGCGGAGAAGTCCGGGGAACGGGCATGA
- a CDS encoding cobyrinate a,c-diamide synthase → MSAPASGHGKTAIAVGLLAAIAARGIPAAGFKVGPDHTDAAYLGLAAGRPGRNLDPRLVGAQRVGPLFAHGAAGTQLAVVEGAMGLFDSLTGQPEVDGTAAVAAALRAPVVLVVDVAAMGHSLAALVHGFRMFDEMVHLGGVILNRVASARHEQMLRSAMDDIGMPVLGALHRGELPNVLPARAHGLVPVAHRTVEAGRAVRRLGEAVATMLDMDRLMALAGSAPALPGPIWTPSEAVGALDGSDQRPIIALAGGQGAPYTYVETAELLAAAGADVAVVDPLRDESLPPGTRGLIVGAGLPEGYAEELSANHRLSAAVAQFARDGWPVVAEGIAFPWLTRELDGRPMCGVLDATAATGEQTVAGYREATAPGTSVLAPAGARITGYKQHRAIVAPRAGSVPAWTWSGGNPEGFVWRQVHASQLGLHWAAAPEIARRVVAAALAGPGQPGGPAGSAPPMPSAPQAMSSSSSQPLPAGSSPSGPPQSMPSGPPQPMPSGPPQPMPSGPPQPMPSGPPQPMPSGPSGPPQPMPSNPAQPMPQGPSHSMPPGGGQPMQPVGSQGMPPMGPPPGNGPTGPVPPMPPVPMPPVPVPPGPMPSGPMPAGPMPPGPMMPGPLPTGAGPAMQHSPGPVMHPGSGPGMAVPQTSGPGMGVPQTSGPGMPGSHMHGPHMAGQQMAGQQMAGQQMTGQQMVGPGMAPPPNQGPHQGPHPTPNQGPGAPSNPENRLTADIPIHS, encoded by the coding sequence GTGAGCGCGCCGGCGTCCGGCCATGGCAAGACAGCCATCGCTGTCGGGCTGCTCGCCGCCATCGCGGCGCGTGGCATCCCGGCCGCGGGCTTCAAGGTCGGCCCGGATCACACCGACGCGGCGTACCTCGGTCTGGCCGCCGGCCGCCCCGGCCGCAACCTCGACCCCCGCCTGGTCGGCGCCCAGCGTGTCGGTCCGCTCTTCGCGCACGGCGCGGCCGGGACCCAGCTGGCCGTCGTCGAGGGCGCGATGGGCCTCTTCGACAGCCTCACCGGCCAGCCCGAGGTCGACGGCACGGCGGCGGTCGCGGCAGCGCTGCGCGCCCCGGTCGTCCTGGTGGTCGACGTGGCCGCGATGGGTCACTCGCTCGCCGCGCTGGTGCACGGATTCCGGATGTTCGACGAGATGGTCCACCTGGGCGGCGTCATCCTGAACCGGGTGGCCTCCGCCCGGCACGAGCAGATGCTGCGCAGCGCCATGGACGACATCGGCATGCCGGTGCTCGGCGCCCTGCACCGCGGCGAGCTGCCCAACGTCCTGCCGGCCCGCGCCCACGGCCTGGTGCCGGTCGCGCACCGCACGGTCGAGGCCGGCCGGGCGGTCCGCCGCCTCGGCGAGGCCGTCGCGACGATGCTCGACATGGACCGGCTGATGGCCCTCGCCGGGTCCGCGCCGGCCCTGCCCGGCCCGATCTGGACGCCCTCCGAGGCGGTCGGCGCGCTCGACGGCTCCGACCAGCGGCCGATCATCGCCCTGGCCGGGGGCCAGGGCGCCCCCTATACGTATGTGGAGACCGCCGAGCTGCTCGCCGCCGCCGGCGCCGACGTGGCGGTGGTGGACCCGCTGCGCGACGAGTCACTCCCGCCGGGCACGCGCGGGCTGATCGTCGGTGCGGGCCTCCCCGAGGGGTACGCGGAGGAGCTCTCCGCCAATCATCGGCTCAGCGCCGCCGTCGCGCAGTTCGCCCGGGACGGCTGGCCGGTCGTGGCCGAGGGCATCGCCTTCCCGTGGCTCACCCGCGAACTCGACGGCCGGCCGATGTGCGGCGTCCTGGACGCGACCGCGGCCACCGGGGAGCAGACCGTCGCGGGCTACCGCGAGGCCACCGCGCCGGGCACGTCGGTGCTGGCGCCGGCCGGTGCGCGGATCACCGGGTACAAGCAGCACCGGGCGATCGTGGCGCCGCGCGCCGGATCCGTGCCGGCCTGGACCTGGTCCGGCGGGAACCCGGAAGGCTTCGTCTGGCGTCAGGTGCACGCCTCGCAGCTGGGGTTGCACTGGGCCGCGGCGCCGGAGATCGCTCGGCGGGTGGTGGCGGCGGCGCTGGCCGGGCCGGGGCAGCCGGGTGGGCCGGCGGGGTCGGCGCCGCCGATGCCTTCTGCGCCGCAGGCCATGTCGTCGAGCTCGTCGCAGCCCCTGCCGGCGGGGTCGTCGCCGTCGGGGCCGCCCCAGTCCATGCCGTCCGGTCCGCCTCAGCCCATGCCGTCCGGTCCGCCCCAGCCCATGCCGTCGGGGCCGCCCCAGCCCATGCCGTCGGGGCCGCCCCAGCCCATGCCTTCCGGGCCCTCTGGGCCACCTCAGCCCATGCCTTCGAATCCGGCGCAGCCCATGCCGCAGGGGCCGTCCCATTCGATGCCGCCGGGTGGGGGACAGCCGATGCAGCCGGTGGGCTCGCAGGGCATGCCGCCGATGGGGCCGCCGCCGGGCAACGGGCCGACCGGGCCGGTGCCACCCATGCCGCCTGTTCCGATGCCGCCGGTGCCCGTGCCACCCGGTCCGATGCCGTCCGGTCCGATGCCAGCTGGTCCGATGCCGCCGGGGCCGATGATGCCGGGTCCTCTGCCGACCGGCGCGGGGCCGGCGATGCAGCACAGTCCGGGTCCGGTCATGCATCCCGGCTCCGGTCCGGGGATGGCCGTTCCGCAGACGTCGGGTCCGGGGATGGGTGTCCCGCAGACCTCCGGTCCGGGAATGCCCGGCTCGCACATGCATGGCCCGCACATGGCCGGTCAGCAGATGGCCGGTCAGCAGATGGCCGGTCAGCAGATGACGGGTCAGCAGATGGTCGGGCCGGGAATGGCGCCGCCGCCGAATCAGGGGCCCCACCAAGGGCCGCACCCGACGCCCAACCAGGGGCCGGGAGCGCCCTCGAACCCCGAGAACCGGCTTACCGCCGACATTCCGATCCACTCCTGA
- a CDS encoding TIGR03086 family metal-binding protein, with protein MADRVPLDFDPQVRQIRALLLGIDENDLTGPTPCPGWPVAALLDHLMGLSYAFAQGARKRDGGPASEPSADHLSRHWRSRLPVLLEELSVAWRDPAAWAGTATVGGVTLPATDMGIFGMNELVIHGWDLARATGQDYAADPRALEVLIDFLSQGPADGTPGLFGPFVPVDSEDDALLQAVGLTGRDPAWRPPRRKAPVAQRR; from the coding sequence GTGGCCGATCGTGTGCCGCTGGATTTCGATCCACAGGTTCGTCAGATCAGGGCTCTGCTGCTCGGCATCGACGAGAACGACCTGACCGGGCCCACGCCGTGCCCCGGCTGGCCGGTCGCGGCTCTTCTGGATCATCTGATGGGGTTGTCCTACGCGTTCGCCCAGGGCGCCCGTAAGCGTGACGGCGGGCCGGCGTCGGAGCCGTCCGCCGATCACCTGTCGCGGCATTGGCGCAGCCGGCTCCCGGTGCTGCTGGAGGAGCTGTCGGTCGCGTGGCGCGACCCGGCGGCCTGGGCCGGCACGGCCACCGTCGGCGGCGTGACCCTGCCCGCCACCGACATGGGCATCTTCGGGATGAACGAGCTGGTCATCCACGGGTGGGATCTGGCTCGGGCGACCGGGCAGGACTACGCGGCGGATCCGCGGGCGCTGGAGGTGCTGATCGACTTTCTCTCGCAGGGGCCGGCCGACGGCACACCGGGTCTGTTCGGCCCGTTCGTGCCGGTCGACTCCGAGGACGACGCGCTGCTCCAGGCGGTCGGCCTGACCGGCCGCGACCCGGCCTGGCGCCCTCCCCGCCGAAAAGCCCCGGTCGCCCAGCGCCGCTGA
- a CDS encoding transglycosylase domain-containing protein, with the protein MTSRPLTVVGRVALLIRAGLIAGLVLAGLSYPLAALGGMGIKAGTDALEAMPEELTEVPTAQTTYVYANDGKTLLTLFYEEHRKQVALKQMSPYITKAIVASEDARFYEHNGVDAKGVARAFVANQQAGGVSQGASTLTMQYVRMALRDSARTPKEALEATEQTATRKLREMRLAIEVEQRLSKGQILERYLNAAYFGHRAYGIFAASQVFFSKSPKNLTLTEAALLAGLVKAPSAYDPATKDQRAARQRRNYVIDQMLKMGAVTRAQAVAAKKAKIKLKLTVPPNDCVSVSRTHNDWGFFCDYFKSWWREQPAFGRNPQEREENLRRGGYRIVTSIDPKIQGYAMEHVLDKERRTSPFAHGQVVIQPGTGRVLSMAVNRRYSLDQEDNGRHSDWRQDRDTKGNYPNTVNPLLGGGNMAGYQAGSTFKIFTMLAALEAKMPLSTSFYSPERYYSQYITAPGPATCGTHWCPKNSNKSMTGRQTMWTGFGKSVNTYFVQLEEQVGADKAIKMAERLGLRWRTPVDRKLATPEHAAGWGAFTLGVSDATPVEIANVFATLAAEGMYCEPLPVLSIRNPDGSHAVHAGKLTGAPRCHRELSTNVARAATDAARCVTGYGAARGSCGSWGTSEMVHAVLGRPVAGKSGTTDGNKTAWFSGYTPQLAASAFVADPDNPEHLVGSGRGTMSKFTVAQTLRDALKGEPKLKFTPPSDKLVW; encoded by the coding sequence GTGACGAGTCGACCCCTCACCGTAGTCGGAAGAGTCGCCCTCCTGATCCGAGCCGGGCTCATCGCCGGCCTGGTCCTCGCCGGTCTGTCCTATCCCCTCGCCGCCCTCGGCGGAATGGGGATCAAGGCCGGCACCGACGCGCTGGAGGCCATGCCGGAAGAGCTCACCGAGGTGCCGACAGCACAGACCACCTATGTGTACGCCAACGACGGCAAGACCCTGCTCACCCTCTTCTACGAGGAGCATCGCAAGCAGGTCGCGCTCAAACAGATGTCGCCGTACATCACGAAGGCGATCGTCGCCTCCGAGGACGCCCGCTTCTACGAGCACAACGGCGTCGACGCCAAGGGCGTGGCCCGCGCTTTCGTCGCCAACCAGCAGGCCGGCGGCGTCTCCCAGGGCGCGTCGACGCTGACCATGCAGTACGTCCGGATGGCCCTGCGGGACAGCGCGAGAACGCCGAAGGAGGCCCTCGAGGCCACCGAGCAGACCGCCACCCGGAAACTGCGCGAGATGCGGCTCGCCATCGAGGTCGAACAGCGGCTCAGCAAGGGCCAGATCCTCGAGCGCTACCTCAACGCCGCGTACTTCGGCCACCGGGCGTACGGGATCTTCGCGGCCTCCCAGGTGTTCTTCTCCAAGTCGCCGAAAAACCTCACCCTCACCGAGGCGGCGCTGCTCGCCGGGCTGGTCAAGGCGCCGTCCGCCTACGACCCGGCGACGAAGGACCAGCGCGCCGCCCGGCAGCGCCGCAACTACGTCATCGACCAGATGCTCAAAATGGGCGCGGTCACCCGGGCACAGGCCGTCGCCGCCAAGAAGGCGAAGATCAAGCTGAAGCTGACCGTGCCGCCGAACGACTGCGTCTCGGTGTCGCGCACCCACAACGACTGGGGCTTCTTCTGCGACTACTTCAAGAGCTGGTGGCGTGAGCAGCCGGCGTTCGGCCGCAACCCGCAGGAGCGCGAGGAGAACCTGCGCCGCGGCGGTTACCGCATCGTCACCTCGATCGACCCCAAGATCCAGGGGTACGCCATGGAACACGTCCTGGACAAGGAACGGCGCACCAGCCCCTTCGCGCACGGGCAGGTCGTGATCCAGCCCGGCACGGGCCGGGTGCTGAGCATGGCCGTCAACCGGCGGTACTCCCTGGACCAGGAGGACAACGGGCGGCACAGCGACTGGCGGCAGGACCGTGACACCAAGGGCAACTATCCGAACACCGTGAACCCGCTGCTCGGCGGCGGCAACATGGCCGGGTACCAGGCCGGCTCCACCTTCAAGATCTTCACGATGCTGGCGGCGCTGGAGGCCAAGATGCCGCTCAGCACGTCGTTCTACTCGCCGGAGCGGTACTACTCGCAGTACATCACCGCGCCCGGCCCGGCGACCTGCGGAACCCACTGGTGCCCGAAGAACTCCAACAAGTCGATGACCGGACGGCAGACCATGTGGACCGGCTTCGGCAAGTCGGTGAACACGTACTTCGTGCAGCTCGAGGAACAGGTCGGCGCGGACAAGGCGATCAAGATGGCCGAGCGGCTCGGCCTGCGCTGGCGCACCCCGGTCGACAGGAAGCTCGCCACCCCGGAGCACGCCGCCGGCTGGGGAGCGTTCACGCTGGGGGTCAGCGACGCCACCCCGGTCGAGATCGCGAACGTCTTCGCCACGCTCGCCGCGGAAGGCATGTACTGCGAGCCGCTGCCGGTCCTGTCGATCCGCAACCCGGACGGCTCGCACGCCGTCCACGCCGGCAAGCTGACCGGCGCGCCCCGCTGCCACCGCGAGCTGAGCACGAACGTCGCCCGCGCCGCCACCGACGCGGCCCGCTGCGTCACCGGTTACGGCGCCGCGCGCGGCAGCTGCGGAAGCTGGGGTACGTCGGAGATGGTGCACGCCGTGCTGGGCCGCCCGGTCGCCGGCAAGAGCGGCACGACCGACGGCAACAAGACCGCGTGGTTCAGCGGTTACACCCCGCAGCTGGCCGCCTCCGCCTTCGTGGCCGACCCGGACAACCCGGAACACCTGGTCGGCAGCGGCCGCGGAACCATGTCCAAGTTCACCGTCGCCCAGACGCTGAGGGACGCCCTGAAGGGCGAACCGAAGCTGAAGTTCACACCCCCGTCCGACAAGCTCGTCTGGTGA
- the cobC gene encoding Rv2231c family pyridoxal phosphate-dependent protein CobC, producing MTFDLDHHGDAEVGAGLVDLAVNVRHQAMPSWLADPIAASLGRLSAYPDARAATAAVAARHRRDPAEVLLTAGAAQGFVLLAQALRGARRPVVVHPQFTEPEAALINAGHRVDRVLLRAEDGFRLDPTLVPEESDLVFVGNPTNPTSVLHPAADVAKLARPGRVLVVDEAFADTTYLPGRDGEPESLAGETALPGLVVLRSLTKTWGLAGLRIGYLLGSADLVRRLKPALPLWAVSTPALAAATACASPVAVAAEREIAAEMARERAHLVDRLRHVPSVTIAGEPASAFVTIHLPHADQVRLELRERGYAVRRGDTFPGLGGDWLRIAVRDTATTDGFVQTLTDVIEERP from the coding sequence ATGACGTTCGACCTCGATCATCACGGTGACGCCGAGGTGGGGGCGGGCCTGGTCGATCTCGCGGTCAACGTGCGGCACCAGGCCATGCCCTCCTGGCTGGCCGATCCGATCGCGGCATCGCTGGGCCGGCTCTCCGCGTACCCGGATGCCCGCGCCGCCACCGCCGCGGTCGCGGCCCGGCACCGCCGCGACCCGGCCGAGGTGCTGCTGACCGCCGGTGCGGCCCAGGGATTCGTGCTGCTCGCGCAGGCGCTGCGCGGCGCCCGCCGCCCGGTCGTGGTGCACCCGCAGTTCACCGAGCCGGAGGCCGCGCTGATCAACGCCGGGCACCGGGTGGACCGGGTGCTGCTGCGCGCGGAGGACGGATTCCGGCTGGACCCGACGCTGGTGCCGGAGGAGTCCGACCTGGTCTTCGTCGGCAACCCCACCAATCCGACCTCGGTGCTGCACCCCGCCGCCGACGTGGCGAAACTGGCCCGCCCGGGCCGGGTGCTGGTGGTCGACGAGGCGTTCGCTGACACCACCTACCTGCCCGGCCGGGACGGCGAGCCGGAGTCGCTGGCGGGGGAGACCGCACTCCCCGGACTCGTGGTGCTGCGCAGCCTCACCAAGACCTGGGGCCTGGCCGGCCTGCGGATCGGGTACCTGCTCGGATCGGCCGATCTGGTGCGCAGGCTCAAGCCGGCCCTGCCGCTCTGGGCGGTCTCCACGCCGGCGCTCGCCGCCGCCACGGCCTGCGCGTCACCGGTCGCCGTCGCCGCCGAGCGGGAGATCGCGGCGGAGATGGCGAGGGAGCGCGCCCACCTGGTGGACAGGCTGCGGCACGTGCCGAGCGTCACCATCGCCGGCGAGCCGGCCAGCGCGTTCGTGACCATCCATCTGCCGCATGCCGATCAGGTCCGGCTGGAGCTGCGGGAACGCGGGTACGCCGTGCGCCGCGGCGACACCTTCCCGGGGCTGGGCGGGGACTGGTTACGGATTGCGGTGCGCGACACTGCCACCACTGACGGATTCGTGCAGACTCTGACCGACGTGATCGAGGAGCGACCGTGA